The following DNA comes from Capsicum annuum cultivar UCD-10X-F1 chromosome 7, UCD10Xv1.1, whole genome shotgun sequence.
AGCGTGAACCTGCAATGGGATCCGACTCACAAGTAAcaactgattttttttttcaaaaatttgagtTTGAGATCTTTAATTAAGATTGGGGagatttttattatatcatcatCGCTCATGTTGGTACATATGCACGCCTTATGATGAAGAGGAAGACCATAATTATTCATTTCAGATTTTGTTGAAACGCCTATGGTTGGTTCTTTTCCTTCGTTTTgtattagaaagaaaaaaaaagggtactacaaatttatgaattatgtctactttttttttttttcaacttaagccttttattctatttaattaaaatttattggccgattaattcaaattcattatgaaaatatgaaatgtCCCCTTTGTCATGTCACCTGTAATGGTAAAGTCTATTCTGGAAAGATACCATCTTTTAACTCTTCACTTTTCGTTATACGTAATATTTTTCGACAGAGCCACTACTCAATCTTTTACTCCGTACTACTTTTTTTAACGTCACATGTTTGGTATTcatattaaaatttgattaaatttaaatttgcacATTGTATGACCCTTTTTCGGAGATAACATACTTGTCAGAATATTTTCCATTCTCAAAGGCCCGAATCCTAATACTTGTGTTTTAGGCAAAGGTGGATTTGTGGATTTTGGATCTTTGTCGATAGCATACAGTATTTGTATCCACTAGTATTTTAAATGCGAATATATACGCTAGTTCAAATCCCATGCCATACGCGCTCTCCGTTATTGTACATTCATCTAGgatatcaaattatttgatttCCAAAACTCCCTTCGATTGAAAATAATGTGAAGTGAATTATCATTGATTTCTCCTCAAATTTTACGTTCACGCTTTCATTTGTTCATCATAAGAATTATGTAATCCAAGTTAAAGGAGGTTCAGCTGGTATACTTGAAAAATTAAAACTTCTATCAGAAGGTGTTCTTCCAAATTCATCCCACTGTAGAGTTGGACACTATAAGCaaataaatattgtaaatatGATATCTAGGTGACACCGTGTACCAAAACTTAGGACAAATGGAAAGAGATATCATCCAACATTCTTTTGTCTCTGGTGAGATTTGAACCGTCATCTTTTAGTAGAGGAGGTTACAGCATCACCACTTCAGCTAGCAGTTCCTTATCACCACAAGAATCGGATAAGATGACTTCCCAACAGAGCCCCACAAAGGCCTAACAAGTAGCTACAGTGCATTTCAAAGGCAATGGAGCAAATAACAAACTGGTATGTTGAAAACGCGAGACAACACATCTAAGTTGCAAAAGTGATGGGAGGACATAGACAAATAAGAAAAGATGGCCAGCATCGAAAAATAACAATGAGAAATGATGGATAAACTTGCATAAACCAGGTGTTAAAAGTGAGAACCATCACGTCTCATGCATGAATCAAAAATAAACCAGCCCCAATCCACATtgagaaaagaatgaaaaaggggcCAGATCAGGGAGTTGCAGGTGTCAATGTTCACAAGCTGATGGTAATAACCCACGATGGCAGGTTGCGAAAGCATCTCTTTACCCCACGAAAACCTATAGAAAAGTGGTAGTTTTCTCTGCAGTAGGTGCTACTTATGTggaacaacaatatacccagtgtaatcccctATCCCCTGGAAAAGGTAGTGTCTATGCAgatcttacccctaccttgggaTATAGAGAGGCTGCTTCTGATCAGCTCAAGGAAAGACACATCAAAGGGGAAAGTCAACAACCATCTTTTTCTTCACTGTCCAAGTACAAACGAGATTTGGAAACTATTTTGGAACTTCCTGGGAGTAAAATGACCCATGCCAAACAACACTGATGCTTTTTTGAGAAGCTGGATGGAACACTATACCAGCTTTTATCTGGTAGaaaatttggaaagaaagggactTTAGATGCTTTGAAGATAAGAACAATCACATCCAGAAGAGAAAGGCCAACAGCAagttttttgttctatttttggcGTCGAATGGAACTTTGTAAATGAAGCTGAAGCTATCTTAGAGCGCCTAGTCCCTACAGCTAAGGCTGTGGCTTGTCTTCACACTTTTGGCACAATGTACATAGTTATGGCACATTCTTAATTCTGTTTATGATACAAACTTACAATTTCATAAAGGAGAACATCAATTAAGGAGCTAGAGCTCAGCAAGTTCATGGAAATGTAATACACCCAGAGAAGATACTGTTACTGCTACCTAAGATATGGTCAAAGTAAGGATCATCTTTCTGGTTTTTTCCACTGCAAAGTAACTAATTGTAGGAAGGGGCATCAGTAATTAATCGAACCAGAAAGAAAACTATGAAAACGTTGTCATGTGATTGCAATAGCAACAACCTTGCTTCACAGTGATACAGCTCCAACACTTTACAATCCGAAACAATCAAGGAAGTGTTTAAGCAATTCAACCATTAAACAAAATGTAGGAAGGGGCATCAGTTATTAATCCAACCAGAAAGAAACTACATAAATGGTCCGGTAATTGCAATAGCAACAACCCTGCTTCACAGTGATATAACTCACAAGacattataaaaacaaaacaatcaATAAAGTGTGAAAGCAATTCAATCATTCGACAAAAACACATTAGCACATGCATATTCAGCAACTCTTTAAGCGATAACATAACAAAGGAAAAACTGCAAAAGAATTGTAATCAAACTCCTGGAATGAGAAAGAAGCAATCAAAAAGCGTTTAAGCAATTCAATCATTTCAACAAAAACACATTATTACATACAGATTCAGAAACTCTTTAAGCAATTACAGCACAAAGAAAAAACTACAAAACCATTGTAATTGAACTTGTGGAAACAAGAACTAATACAAGTATGTCAACTATCTCCAACTTAGCAAACAAACATATTTCAGCACCATAAGCTAATAACCATAATAGTGTAATCTATTATCTGATTAAGACCAAAAAGTTAACTAATAATCCAACATAACCAAACAACTATCAAAACTGTAAATTCGATATCTTGATCAGCACATAACCAAAAAGACTAAAACTTATTCAAGATCAAGCTAAGGGTTTACGCTGTTTTTCTTCCATATCGAAGATACCAAATAACACCAACAACAGCAACTGCAACAAGTGATGATCCAGCAACCAGTGGAAAATTTACTTCACCACCGAAAAACCCAACTTTATCATCACCAATAGGAATGCCATTAATATTGCTATCAGCAAGCCTTTCAGTAATAATCCTTTCTTTCTCAACCAATTTCTTCTCCAACGCCGCGGCTTTCTCAATCATATCCTTAACTCTCTTCTCTAATTCCTCCTTTACCATATGAAGCTCCTTTTTCTCCTTCTCCCATTCCTCGTTATTCACAACAAGGCCCTCTAATTCCTCAATATGCTTCTTTAAACCCCGGATTTCTTCTTCCTTTCCTTCTACTTCCTCCTTCTGATTGTTTCCAGAAGCTTCTAACTTCTCCAATTTCGTTAACAGCAGATTTCTCTCACTCTCAACCGCATCAAGCTTCACACTCTTCTCGTTTTCCATACTCTTCAATCCTTCCAACGCCGATTTCACACCTGACAATTCCTTATTCGAACCTTCTAGATCATTCATAGCAGTTATTAAATCATGCTGCAGCTTCGAAACTTCGCCTTCCAGCTCATGAGCTCTGGCGGCTACTGACCCTAACGCTTTGTTCTCCGATTCAAACTTGTCCGTCTTCACCTGCAGTTCCTTCTTCTCGCTCTCCGATTCCTCGATTGACGACTTCAGCTTACCGATTCTTTGCTTGATGACGTCATTCTCGTGAAGAAGCTGAGTTTTCTCTTGCTCTAACGCCGAGATTTTCTGCTTCAGTGCCACCGAGGTTTTCGCCGATGCATCGGCAGTTTCGTCGACGGCGATCTCTACCGACGCATCGTCGAAAACTTCGCCGTTAGTAACTGTATCATCTGCCATAGTTAATTAAACCTGAAAATAATCAcagaataattaaataattagtgAACATTTGttgaataattaataaaaattgagatataatttacaaaataaagGAGAACCTTAggtcaaattagggttttttgaTTGCggaaaaatgagaataatttgttAAAGATATCTTTTTGTAATTTGGGGTTTGTAGAATATCATATCTTGTCggaaaagaaaaggaataaaaatgaaatttcgCTTTTTGACCGGATGGATGACACGTGTTATTGTTGTAAAATGGACGGTTATTGATTGGTGTTGTATAAGTATTGGGCTATGATTGTGGTTTGTATTGGCATAGGGTAATTGGGCAGCCCATCAAGTCCAAGCTATGCTGAGACAAATTTTGTTGAAATAATTTGTTTTGGCAATAATTTTCTCAATATTATATAAAGATAA
Coding sequences within:
- the LOC107878493 gene encoding peroxisomal and mitochondrial division factor 2, whose product is MADDTVTNGEVFDDASVEIAVDETADASAKTSVALKQKISALEQEKTQLLHENDVIKQRIGKLKSSIEESESEKKELQVKTDKFESENKALGSVAARAHELEGEVSKLQHDLITAMNDLEGSNKELSGVKSALEGLKSMENEKSVKLDAVESERNLLLTKLEKLEASGNNQKEEVEGKEEEIRGLKKHIEELEGLVVNNEEWEKEKKELHMVKEELEKRVKDMIEKAAALEKKLVEKERIITERLADSNINGIPIGDDKVGFFGGEVNFPLVAGSSLVAVAVVGVIWYLRYGRKTA